Part of the Candoia aspera isolate rCanAsp1 chromosome 1, rCanAsp1.hap2, whole genome shotgun sequence genome, CTTTCATGTTCCATCATATGTGCAGAGCACCAAGAGTGGCGACTGTCAGGAGGACTAGATGCTTGTGCTGGCCGAGTGGAGGTCTATTACCATGGCATCTGGAATACCGTCTGTGATGGTAGCTGGTACCAGAATGAGGCTGATGTGCTCTGCCACTCCTTGAACTGTGGTGACAAAGCCCTAGAACCAAGAGTGCCTTTCAAGCATACCCTGCGGGGAAAGATGTACTATCAGTGTTCTGGGAATGAAGACTCACTTGCCAGTTGTGATTGGCGCTACAACAAAGCCACCCTGTGTGATCGTTTCAGAGCTGCTGGAGTGATATGCAATGGTAACTGCTACCTGGGGCTTATTCAGTGTCTCTGTCAAATTCTTATTCTCGTGTTCTTATCTGGAGTAGAATGAACAAGTTAGGGCGGGAGGTGGGAGAGACAAGCGTGCTATCATTATCACCTCCCTTGCCactctctttccctccccaatAAGAAGTAAATAAATTCCATTACAGGTTCTGCAGGAAATGAATTTCCATTCCACTCCCCCAGGTTTGATACTGGGCTGAATGCTAGTCTTAAAGAAGTCCTGCTAGCATTTGCATTTCCCCAGTCAAAATCTATCCCAAAGCAACATCTGAAAAAAGGCACATTACTAAAAGTTGCACATACACAGTAATTGTTATGTTTGAAAAAGGGAGCTTACTACAAGGGAATTTGGATTTTACAGCAGCATGTATCAGAGAAATTTATGGATCCAAAATTGAAAAcaggtattttcttttaaaaaatgctttatggCAATTATGTTAACATAAATTCGAGGAAATTTGTGGCTATTTAAATTAGATTGGTAGCTACATTAATTAGAGGAAGATTTGTACCAAGTTTGGAATGAATGTAAATGGTTATGAAATGGTTTTGTGAATTTATTTTATCCATTGGGGAAAAATAGTGGACTAGAATCTGCCCTACTTAGGCAGCCACTCATGTGGGCAGGGGTTTTAAAACTTggtgtactgtatgtgttttgGGGAGCCTTTTAAATCTATGGCCTTTCTAGTACGAGAGAGGATGTTGGCATTCCAGGGTTCTACATCACATATTAAGTCTCCATGGCTGCAAAAAGTTCCTTGTACTTCATATTAAAAACACGGAGGAGGCTGAGAATGGCCACAGAAGGATGCAGCTCAGCATATTTGGCCTCATTCCCATGTTACTGTGAACATGAACATCAGAATTAACCTGATcttctttctctgtctttcctATGGAAAATCATACAAAGAATTATGTGAAGGGGGAGAATGGCATCGTAATTTGAGTCTCTTGACTTTTTTCTGAAAAGCCTGGGTAAGCATCCATGGCCTGTGTGTTTTTTCCAAAGGAAACAGGAGACCACTTCAAAGctgatggtttgtttgttttttaatcgtatggcataacAGTTtggtattcatgctgctttttttccttgctgggaaatccttgtgaggtccagcagccagatgtgtagactatttagccatgacaagtcatgctGCTAAATACCTCgtacaccacgaggaggctagtctacattgcacctagttgggctgagagaaagtgactggcccaaggtcacccagctggctttcatgcctaaggtgggactaggactcacagactcctggtttctagcccagcaccttaagcactagcccaaactggctctcagctgatggtgaaaatcaatcaatcaatcatagtaGTTACCTTGGGTGTCATCTACTCTATCCTCTTGCTCATTGCAGGATCTGAAATTACATCATCCCTGACAAATGGGCCATCCAGTCTTTGTTTCAATATCTCCAGTGAAGAAAAATCCCTATCTTCTGAAATAGTCGGTTTCATTGCTGGATACATGTTATTATCTGGAAGTTTCCCCTAAAACTTAAGCAAAATCTTCAGTTTCCTTTTTACAGTAATGCTTTTGATCTTGCTTTCTAAAGCAATAGGAGACACATCTGATCCATCCTCTGCTTGACTTAACGCTTCAGGTTTTAAATACCTAGGCTACCATGTCTtctttcagtcttctcttctcaggACTAAACATACAGTATGCTGGTCTTTTGGCCATTCCttgtaggacttggtttccagattCCTAATACCCTTCTTAAAATGTGGCATTAAAACCTGGACTTAGTCCTCTGCCTGCAGCCTGACCAGTGCAGAATAGAGGTGAATGATTACTTCATAAGACCTTGGACACTATGCTTCTATTTAACACAGCTGAACATCACATCACCATTTTTAGCAGCTGTATTCTTCGTCCAGAGCAAAAGGTGGCATCCCTCCAGAATCAAATGGCTTCTGAAGCCGTCGCCACTCTATCATCTAAGGTTGAATTTAAACCTGTTTCTCCCCATTGAGACCCTCACAGCCTACAGACACCAGATCCTATTGCATCACCCAGAcagtctggggtagagatgtaacactgcatcatctgcatattcaTGATACCTGTGAAGTAGGCCAGGTGAGGAAAAAGACTCCACAAGTGACTGGAACTATACTTTAATTGAGTTAAGTTATAGTAACGGAATCTTAAAAACCTGACTgagttttcccctccctccctctgataCTAGTGAATTAGAGAAGAGTCAGCCTCAGCTTCTTTCTTACACTTTCTCTGTTTCTCAGGCAACATGTCGCTGCAACCCTCAGcttagtttctccaaggtcatctctggaATACCTTACTCCAAATAGTTGAACAACctttccagtggtttcatgtactgtagatgagaaagagaaagcTTGTGGCATCCCATTGCTAGCCCTACAAGGTAAACCAGACCATGAAagtgactccacaggaagactagaactatacttttttgtgataggctatagtaacaaaatcttgcaagtctgattgtgcttttccttccctcccacttATACCCtagtgagtcagggaggagtcaGCCTGAATCTCTCCTTAATACTATCTGCCTTCCTAGGATATAAGGAATGCTTCTGTCTTTCTTGTTTACATAATAGGTTCTGAATATTTGCTCCAAGGCCACCTCCCCAACTCTCTACACCCATACAGAAGAGCCCTACAGCATATCCTTccaccccccatcccccaaaCTGGAACTGACTACACAGAGGGGTATTGaggtcaatggtactgaaggctGCACAGATTGGTAGGGTCACACTCCCCCTTTTAAAACCCCATCATCAATAATCAACAAGTGACAATGTGGTTTCAGTTCCCAGCTTcccattaaattattttcatacctATTCTATCCTAGCCAGCCTACACTTATGACTGTGATATTTTAGTATTCAGCtgcagaactttacatttatCTCTTGAAGTTCATCTGGATAGTTTTGGGCCCAGAGTTCCACCTTGTCaaaattgttttgaattctgTCTTTGATTTTGCTTTTTGTACTGTTAGCCTCCTACttctgtgtcatctgcaaatttgataaatgtcCCCAGGTTGCCTTCTTTCAAGTCCAAATATAACCCAGAGCCTAGGACAGCCCTTTGGCATTCCACTTGAGTTGATACaagctgatatttatttattgatacaaGCTGAGCCATTTATTGAGCATTTGGGGGTATGGTTGTTCAATCAACTGTGTCTCTTGTTAACAGTAATATTGTCTATCCTGCACTCAAGGCATTTTTTCACACAGCACATGCATTGTTCTGTGTATTGGCTCTGTGTCCCTGTGATCCTGTGGCATCATTCCTGTTCAATAGCTGAGCTGATTAATGCCAACTCAGTTGTCATGTATTTGAAATCATTTGGAAGTTAGTTTGCTTTTTAGCACATTGCAGCCCTGAGGGGCTTGTGGATGGACCTTTCCTCATTTACAGAGATCCTTGCCTCATCCCACCACTTGGCACTTAGGCTGTAGCCATGCTAGGTCTTTCAAGGGGAAAGGTGGCTTGACAGCTTTTCAGCCCTCAGAGGAGCTGCTAGGATATTTTTTGCAGACAGTCAGACAAATGAAATGTGAAGTAATATAGCTGGAGGAGTACaagtaaataattttctttaCCTGTAAAGTGGAGTGGGgtggattttttattatttttattttattttattttatgttttgtcaCTGCAGGACCTGACACTCATGCACATTCTTGCTCTTTGTTCTCCACACTTGAAGTCAGCAGAAATAAAGACATAGGGAAACAGTGGAGGTGTGTAAGTGCCCTTAAacctgaaaaggaaaggaaaagagaagaacagCAAAGTAGGGAAGATTAATAGGAAGAGATAGATAAAATAAGGGCAAACAGCAAGGATTAAGTTAAAATACAGAGGCATCAGTGCCATCTCTTCTGTCTGCTTGCTTATCAGTGCTGTCTGATGGAAGTAACAAGTTGTCAAAGGAAGAGGACTGTAGGTCTGTGGGTGCACTCATGCTAACCCTTCCCCTCTCTGATTCCACTGGTAGGTAGCCACATTTCAAGCTGGGGCTGCCTTCTAATTTCCTTGCTGTAGCATGTGCTTCATATCATGATGCTGTTTGGCTTTTCTGGAAGGGGAACTTGCAGTGCCACTTGGCAACTCTCTTACCATCACCATCTGGAAATGTCCTAACTGTGTGTCCAATTAGCAAGGATAGCTTGTTTGGAAAGTGAGGAACCTGCCATCAAATTAGTTAACGTAGTCTGTGGGAGCTTTCGGTTGGCTTTGATTAGAAAGGTTATTTTGCTCCAAACCTCTGATGTGCTTCATTCCCTTATTGATTCTGGCCTATTGAACCATACAATGATGTTCACAATGCAAAACCCATATACACCCTGCGATCCTGAGTCCCTGAGATATTTGGTTGGGGATAAGGCCTGGTTTTCCCTGGAAGAATTCCCCTGCTTCTTGATGTGCACAATTATCTTAGAGTATACAGTTTGAACAAGCCGAGACTAACTGTATCTTTGTCTTTCTCTGTCTAAATTTGAAACTGATCCACTTTTCCAGTGTTActggttttccatttttatttatttatttatttattgtttgtatatccttttatGATTTCAGGCTCACTGGGCTTGCAGCTGCCTACAAATGCAACAGAAATAGCAACGGTGACATCAGTCTCCCATCTACCCAGTCTCTGTAAGTAAAGGTCTCTTCAAAGCACTTCCAAACAAACTAGTTATAGGCTGCCTCCTTACTAAGAGCTCACTACATGCAGCTCACTTTGAGtagtgttttttctttctttctcaactaCATCTTTTGGCTTAGACCCAACTCATCTTAGTGGTGCAATCAGCCAGAAGCAGAATTCCAATCTGACTGGCATTTGGCAATAGAACTGAATCAGGACTTCTTAAAATTTGCAGTAGAATGATCACCAGAATGATAAATGCATTCGTGCGACTCCTTGAATCAATGTATTGATTTAATTAGCGTTAGGGTtaaacaagaaataaatataccacttagttttaataattaaaattcaatTACAGTTCCTAAATGTGTGATACCATATCTGCCCACTGCCCACTGGGGCTTCACAGGCAAAGGCTGGAACAAAACCCACAGCAAATGTTGACAGTTATCCTACTCTGCCTGGCCAAATCAAACTGTGACCCCTGGCTCTACtttgtttatgtttatttctcAGGAGATCACACCCCACAATCTGAGAACCTGCAGGTTCTAGTTCCCTAGAAGCTATATTTCACTGATGCATTAGGAATGAAAGTAAACCCTGCCCTCTGATTGGCTGAACTGCTCTGAAGTCAGAGAATGAGACCTGGCTGCCCCAGCCGAACAGCTTTGTTTATAAGGGTCCCAGAAAGAGAAGAGACAACTGAAAAAGGCAGTGCTCCCGAGGAAGAAATGAAtatgaaaaaagggaaggaaacagAGGGGAGCCCAGCCAGGAGCTGCAAAGTTAGAGAAAGCTAAAGTTCATATATTGATCTGAAGGCAGCAGCTGAGTATCTGGCTAAAGGCCTTTAGCAATATATTAATGCAAAAAATCAATAGGGAGAAACTGTTCAACCTGTGTtctttttaatgtcatttttttttaccagataCTTTTCATTACTCCATTTTCAGACaaacataaaataatgtaaaataaaataaaaatgaacaatttttGAGGAAGGAACAAAAAATGAACTTAGTTTTTTTATATTGCCCAACAGTCTAGAAGAACTTGACCTGGGTGACCTTGTAACACCCTCCCAAGTTAGATTTCAGTTTTAATGGATTACCCCACACATTTCTAAAGTGGGACTAAGATAAACTGAAAAATGAGTGGGGTACACAACTTGTCTCTCTCCAGCTGCTGTGGTTTGGCTTGTCTGTTTCCAGCTGTTgaaagttttttcagcactgtttgcAGGCAGAGCAAACGATGGCCCATGCATGTGAACAACATCACATTAATACCACAGTTTAAcgtacttgcatcagacatcagAATGCAGATATGTCATGGGGGCATTTGTAAGGTGATGTCATTGTGTGCCCATCATTTTGGTCTCATCATGGCTTTCTGTGGGTGGGGCTGCTGGAGATACTTCTGTTGTACAATGGTCTGGTTCTTAATCATGTGCTCTTTCTGAACATCCTAATAAAATCACTGCCCATTCGTAATTCTCCAGTCTTTCCATACTGTTCCATACTATTTCTCTTCAAATGAAATCTGTTTTCAAGTCAAAGCTTGCTACTTTTTGATTGGAAGCACTAGATTTCTTTGAAAGCCTCGCTTACATAGCCCCGTTCTTAGTCTGTGTCCTCAAGGTGATATTGGTACTAACAGACCAGGCTTGTGTGCTTGGTTGAATATGTTATTTTACTAAAAGCAGTACCACAATATTTTATGTCTATCTGTTTTGATACTGTACTGAAGGTTCCTTCAGACTTTTCTCTTCCCTGGattctcattcaatctgatggtaaaaaaattgttttcagatttctttttttaaaataagggaaACATTTGGAGAAATTCTCACAGGTGAAGACTAAGAGTCTTACACTTTCTTTAGTTATGAGATGAAAGGGAATAATACTTTGATTAGATTAAatagaaaatcaaataaataaagtaaagtaaaatgtatttatcctgccttttctccaagacCTCAAGGCTGATTACATACagaatctcccttcattttccCCTGCAATAAAATCCCCTCATGCAGTTGGTTTTCTAAAGGCGGTAAATGGCCCAGTCACCCACACCCagtaagtttccatggctgagagttgACTTCTCAATTCTGGCAGCTGGCAGCCCCCCCGTTTTCCCATGTTCCCGCCAAATTGCAAAGGAGAATATCATGAGGGTCCTCCTCCTACTGAGTTTTTTCAGATCAGGACAGATATAGTGGAGAGATGTGTACACTGAAAGAAACAACTACCCCAGCATCCTTGGATAACTTGCAAGCTCCAAAATATCACCCAAAGaccttttaaatacattttaaagcgCTTTGGGAgtgaagtagaaaaacagaaacttctTTTTGGAAGAGAGATTTGGGCAAAGTATTAAGCAGTACACATTTGACTGTATTAAGCAAgagccaaccccccacccccagcctcaaAAGCACTTTCCTcctttgtttcttcatttctaCCAATGTTTCCATATGCAGATTCGACAGTTCCCGGAGACGTGAAAGCAACATCACCAGATCAGAACCTGCAGATCGCCTGCATCGTTCTgggttttctcctttttctgaccATTGTGATTGTTGTTATCCTTTTGCtgaacagacaaaagaaaaatggtatcTTTGATGTACTGGGGATCATCAGTGCTGTGGGGGAAGTGGCTTAGaagaaatcttttatttatttatttatttattcattcattcattcattcattcattcatcttatTTATATGGCTGCGCATCTcgcaaaacatgactctgggcggcgtacaataaAAAGCGATAGAACAGTAATATAAAAAccaatcaattaaaaatattaatgttatgattaaaaggcaaggagagagcaacagatATTAAAATGTTGTGTAAACTCTGATGCGATTTTAACGTGTCTCATTTAGATGCTACGGTACTGGGGTAAACTGTGGTTTGAAACATGAGACCAATTTCCTTTTGGGGGAAACAGAGTAACTGTGAAGTATCCATGCtaagaattcccccagccagcaagcaacATCATAAGCTCCGTGTTGTTGTAGGTCTGCCATGTCTGAAAACCCCCATTAGGCTAGAATGGAAATTTCATTCTGCTGAAAGAATGTGCAGTTGGTGGGTGGACTGATCAGCCAGGAGGCTTAGAGCCTTTCTACGAATGTACTTCATGGAGCCACTGTTTCTCAGGGTCCTTTATATTATCTTTATGATATCTGCTTTGTCAGATTTATTTGTATTGGAAGACAAAGGGCTTCTTCTGCAAAGATGCAGTACTGCTTAACGTTGTGCAACGCTTTGGATTTAATCcccaaaagatgcttcagagcttGTGGGACTGAATGTAGCACCCATGcacaacaccttaaagcagcctTGTGAGATTGCTCCACTATTCCGGGGAAAAGGATGGCTTCTTTAGCACATTGCACACAGACAGGTGCTCCATTTCTGCTCCAAAGCTCCAACTGGAAATCAGAATCAAAGAGCTGTTCTGCTGTAATCACCTTCAACCTGCTAACCTCTGCCATTTTGTCATGTGCTTTTCAACTGAAATAGGCAGACGGGCCACTGGTGAAGTAGCAAGTCTGCACAGACTGCAATACACAGAGCGGTAACAGATGCATACAATGGGTGTGATATTACCGTGGATGTGTCCTCTGATAGCAAGAAAATCTGTGggcagaagaggaggaagggccCTTTACCAGTGATCTTACATAGTGGAACTTTCGATTTGCAAATTGTGTTATTTCTTCTGCTCCAGTATCTGTCCCCACCCTGATGAATCACACTGTGCAGAGGTTAACCACTGGAGGGAATGTCTCCCCAAGCCTCCCCAAAACAGAAGGTATCAGAAGCTCTtgcccgcccgcctgcctgcctgcctacttAAACTGGTTCTctcctcagggccgcaactagggggggcaagcggggcatgtgccccaggtgccacactgggggggggcatcaaaatgagcactggggggcgccataatgggcgtggaatccatgtttgtcccaggtgacacagaccctagttgcgggcctgtctcTCCTTATCCTactacttttcttctttctttttccttctgcttgcTCCCTGGCAATTAGCTTTTTCCAGTTCTGATCATTTAGGCTAGAATCCTTCAGACCTGGATGTCCATAGTGGGCTATTGGAATGATTTTAGGATCCCAGCAGGCAAACAAGCCAACAACTCTTGCAGTTCTTGGGAGAATCTGTCCTTTTAAGTTAGTATTTGGGGAGAATATCTACCGTTATCAACTCTATCCCCAATCCTCAGCCATCGTCATTTGCAAATGCTGAAAATGGGCATGTTAAATTCAAAGAATGTTTAACATCCTCTCATAGCATCTAGTTTTGTACCTGTTTGGAAACATTGCAGCAGGTcaatatttgttgtttgtttgtttgtttgaagcatTGATATGGTTGCCTAACTCAGGCaacatgattctgggcagcacatacaaaaacaaagaaacagtaaatataaaagaaaacaacacataCCATTAAAAACTAACTAAGACAATAAAATTGTGGCCTCATCAGGTATACTAGGTGCCCCCTTTTCCAAACTCTGCTGGTTTTCCCAGACAAttgtttctgttctctctttcACAAACAGATGTGACCCCTTCACCAGCTCATGAAGACTCTGACTCTGATTATGAGGCCTACGATTTCAACACAAAGCCACCTGTGCCTCTCTCTACTTTCTACAGTGAGCAATCCCCCATGGCTATCTTTCCAGCCACTTATAAGCtcctgcagctgcattttgtgtTACTCAGAAGATTCAGGAAATTTGTGAGATCCTTTTTTGTTCAAAACTCAAGCTCAACCTTCATTGTGGTCCCCATGCTGAAAAACACAAGGAAGGATTTCTATCCAAATCACACTGAGCTACACTAAGATCTTTTCCTTTCATACCTGAAGGTGTTCTTCCTGAGTTTAGAAAAAAATGCCTCCTTTACCAACATTTTCCCAAGATGGTTGCTTCTTCCCCTGCCCCTTTACTTTAACCCTGATCTTGGGTGTACACAGTCAGAGCAAAGCATGTAAAATGGCCTTATTTCCTGGCAACGGTACAACTGTGTTTAAGACACATTCCAGACATAGTGAATAACCATGCAGAAATTGTACCAAAAATATAACAATGACAGACATCTCCATTCTGAGAAGTCCCATATGTTCCCAGTGCTGATTATGAGGGTTCTGTTTTATAAGTAATCCATTACCAAAACAGTCAGAGTTACTGCAGACATGGCAGTGTTTCATTAGGTTGTGTTGCTTGGGTCAAACTGTGTAGTTATTAAGGGAGACACCCAGCATGCCCTGCCTTCAACCACATAGTGTGACCAAAACACATAGCAGAATAAAGGATTTGGTGGCTAGCCAGCATGATGAGCACCACAAACACTTActtcttctattttatttatagataGGGAAACTGAAGAGGGCATGACAAGGCACTCCTTGCTGGCCAGCAGATGATCATTGATCATCTTAGACCCATCTTTGCTTATCTGCTGGCCAAAAAAAGACAGTTCTAATGAACTAGTGATTCTCAGTAAATGCTGCAGATTGACAAGTGATGTCAGAGATCTGGTATATTTACAGATCTACAACAGCCTGATCAAGCCCTGTTTAACTGTAAAAATCACAAGGCTTGGGCAATAGCTCATTTCTTGAAAGTGATATTCAGCAGATCTTCCAGCCTAAAACTTTTAAGAAAATGCGCAGAGGTGTGACAACCCCATTTTTGTCCTCCAAGGGTCTATTTCTGAGGGTTTAATGGACTATGGCCCTGTTTTCAGATTCTCTTCGCTATCAAGCAACTCGTGAGGAGCTTTCACCCCACAATTTCACTCCACTGACAATGCACCAGGATGATGAGACCAAGCATCCAGAGGATTATCCACAACAGGGTGAGAGCCTATGTTTTGTCTTTTTGCACCATATCCAGTTCTTCTTGACTATATGCTAGAACTAGAAATCTTTCCACATTTTATATCCCCTGGGAAAGATGGGGCTCCTTTGGTTGTTCTTCAGCACCGGACCAGCTAGTGTACAAAATGCCAAGttcctggatttttattttttatttttggttttacttttctttccttgccTTTTATATGAACTGTCAGTGAGGAGATATTTTTGCAATCCATAGCACCATGGGGCAGCACAGTGATTTTCACCCCTTGTACTCATCATTTCAAATTGGCAGAAGTGAAAAAGATTGTAGAGTATCTTCTAATAGCATCTGAGAATTTGAGAAGTGAAAACAATGGCTGTATAAAACTGCCCTTAGCAGCTCATTGGATTGATCAGATTGGTTCAGATTCTGATGTAGCATTTGGGAGAATTGATGCTGTGGTGTTTTGACCACCTTATACTGCTATCCATGTAGCCCAGTCTTTGCCATCCAGATGCATTAAGAGACTGGAGCTAAATGGATAGCAGTATAAGGTGGTCATAACACCACAGCATAGATTCTGCCAAATGCTCCCAGCTTTTGGCTATATTCCCTGTAGCTGCAGTCCGCACACGTATCTGAAGGACACAAGATTGGAGATGCTGATACAGGTTTTCCCATCTCTTAACTGCTCTCTAGCACACCATTTCCGAATAGAATCAAATCTCACATACAATTCTTAATGATTGCAGGGGTAAGTAGAAAAAAAGGTTCCAGAGATTGTTAaaatctcttttatttatttttttgggtTTCAGGTTTATTGGGGGAATAGTTTTCATTTTAACTATGAATGAAGGATCTGAGCCAAGTAGGTACTAGTAACTGTTTTGTCAAGAGAAGACATGTTTCTGTAAAGACAGAGTAGATAACAAGCTAAGCAGGTACTGGCTGCCTTACCTTCTTATAGACACCTAGCTGAAGTCCTTGTATGTGTGCCATCATCCCCCTCCCAACTTTTTATGTCCCCTGAGCAATAATCAGTCATTATTCTCTTGCCACTGAACATGCTTAGGCTTCATTTAGCTGATTTGCCCATCCCTCCTATCAAATAAAATTTTCATTTGATGTAATAAGTATTAGGAGTTAGATATGGCTATTAATGGACATTAATCACAATGGTTATATATCGTATCAATATCTAAGGTAGTATACCTCTCAATAGAAGCTGTCAAGAAGATGACCATGAATAGAATGGTTGGTTGTTATTCTGAATCTCCCCTTCATATTTCAGTCACTCAACTCTACAATCACCTTCCTATTTCCAGAACTATATAAAATGCCACTAAGCCCTAGGAAGATGAATGTGGAACAGCCTTCTTGAAGTTAGTGCCCTCCAGGTATTTTGGACTTCAGCTGCCACGTAGGATTGAAattatggaaactgaagtccaacaCTTCAGGAGAGAACCAGTTTGAAACAAGGGTGTTAAGGAACACCAATGAATTAATATTGACCCACATACACTTATGGGCCATGCTGATCCAGGACTGGCATCACACTCCTGTATTCCCATATGACCTTTGTTCTTGGGGAAGCCTCTACAATGACAATGAACTTCTGGCTCACTTGCTGCTCCAAATGAAGTACAGTATTGCACTATTTTCTCTGGAGCTGGGGTTCACTTATGGGAACTCTTACTTTTTCTCACCCCCTGGACCCTCCAATTTTCCCCTTCCTCCTGAAATCAAGGGGCTGTGTATCCTTGCCACTGTTCTTCTGCTCACTCTGATGCATCTGAGGAGCAGTTTTGCAGCTCCTTCCACACAGCGGTCATTGGATTGCTTACCTTGCTACCAAATAAATGTGTTGTAGTGAAGAATGCTGGTTGAATCACAGTTTTTTGCAATCTGCTATTTTAGCCAGCTGGAGGAACATTGGTCAAAATCATAGAGTTCCTAAACAGCCGGTGGGACAATATTCTTAGGGCAGTGCATGTGCACTTCAGAAGGTTGGAGGGTCAAAATAGTGGCTTTGTGCTTCTGTTCCATACTGGAGACTCATGGTTTTCTCCAAAGGACCGGCAGCTGAAGACAGTGACAGCACCTCTTCTGGAGATGCAGACTGGTATGAGAATATCCAGAAACCACAGCAACAAATAGAGCAACCAGGAGATGAACCTTCCTTTGCAGGTGAAGAATGAGTGTGTTAAAAACAGAGAAGCACAGCCTTTAATTCGTCAATTAGTGTATTGTTCATCAAAAGACATTGCAAAGCAAAATACAGAACATTCTCTTTGTTTCTATCTAgttgtcatccagatttttgtagcacGTGGAAGCTCTAACTTTCGCCATCTTTTCTATATATTAGAAAAGGTCAAAATCTGTTGCTGCCATTCTCATGTAAGCGTAGGTCCTTCACATTACAGTCCTGAGCATGTGACCATAGCCACAGCTGGGTGAAATAACATCCTCTAAAGCAGCTTTACCCTTCTGgccccctccagatgtgttggggctacaactcccagaattctggtttGATGGGGAAGGCTGTCCAAGAAGTCTTGTCAGAGCTCTCATTCCTGATATCAATACTTTTCTCCTATCCATTCTAAAAGATTACCTGGCTAGATAATTAGGTCACCACATTTCTTAGCTAACCTCCTAACCTCTTTCTTCTGTGATACTGCCTT contains:
- the CD6 gene encoding T-cell differentiation antigen CD6 — protein: MDLVEVLVMTLSLMAVRKVQPKPNEHSALRNTSSSITAEPETQKLRLMDGGSNCSGRVELEVMDTWGTVCDDDWDLADAEVVCQQLGCGSAIKALNGSHFQKGTGPIHLDEVKCLGNELYLWDCLSERNHDCGHKEDAGVICLEHQEWRLSGGLDACAGRVEVYYHGIWNTVCDGSWYQNEADVLCHSLNCGDKALEPRVPFKHTLRGKMYYQCSGNEDSLASCDWRYNKATLCDRFRAAGVICNGSLGLQLPTNATEIATVTSVSHLPSLYSTVPGDVKATSPDQNLQIACIVLGFLLFLTIVIVVILLLNRQKKNVSVPTLMNHTVQRLTTGGNVSPSLPKTEDVTPSPAHEDSDSDYEAYDFNTKPPVPLSTFYNSLRYQATREELSPHNFTPLTMHQDDETKHPEDYPQQGPAAEDSDSTSSGDADWYENIQKPQQQIEQPGDEPSFAGLTTFARPSSNCLTGSGNDSFDSSDYDNM